A stretch of DNA from Calditrichota bacterium:
TGGGGAGAGTTGGACCCAGACTTTGAAGCTGCGGCGTACGAGTTGAAGGTGGGGGAACTGTCCGCACCGGTCAAGACTGCGTGGGGCCATCACATCATCCGCCTCGAGGATGTGAGCAGGGACGGTATCCTCACCGAGGATGACTTTCAGGCGGAAAGACGCAGCTTGGAGCGCATCATCCGGGCCCGCAAGGAGGACAAACTGGCGCGCGACTACGCAGCGGGGCTTCTGCGAGGAGTGCAGGCGCGGGTCAACGGCGAGCTCTTCGCCTATTTGGTGAATACGGCGCGTGCAGCACTCAAAGACTCCGCTGGGCAATTGCCAGGACAGCTCCCCGTGCTCCAGGACGAGGAAATTGGGAGCATTGCCTCCGCCTTGCACGAGCGCATGGACCAGGTCTTCGTCTCCATGGGGGAACGGCAGTGGACCTTGCGCGACTTTCTGCGCCTGGTGCAAGCCATGCCCCTGGACCAGCGTCCGCACATGCATCGCCCTAACCGTTTCCGGCAAGAGCTCCAGGACCTGATTCGCGATGAGTTCCTGGCCGACCAGGCGGCAAGAGAAGGCATGGCAAAGCAGCCAGAGGTGAAGGCGGAGGTGGAGCGCTGGCGCCGCATATTGCTGGCGGCGCGCATGCGCAGCCTGCTCACCGACACGGTCAGTCTGAACGACCAGGAGCTCCGACGCTACTATGCGCAGCGGCAAGAGCGCTACCGCCTCACTACACCCCTTGAACAGCTTACCCCGCAAGCAGCGGACCTGCTGCGCGAGGACGCCTTGCGCGCCAAGGCCGACAGCGTTGTTGCCTCCTTCGTTGCGCAACTGCGCGCACGCGCTAAGATCCGAGAGAATCCGGATGCCTATCAACGCGCCTTTGCTGAGGTGGGCGGACACCAGGCGGCGTTCATCAAAGTGATGCCGGTGAAGCCGTGACGACCGACGAACAGGGCACCGGCCCCTTACTGGCGTTGCTTGCACGGGTGGGCCGCGGGCCGGACGCGCAAGGTCACGCCGGGGCGACGGAAAACTGAGGGCTTCCTCAGAAATCTGTGAACGCAGAGCGACCTCGCAGCTATTCTGCCTCCACTCTGCGCACGCTACGATGGCCCATGGCCCCGCGGATGGTGGCACAGGGCTTGCAAAACTCGGCCTGACGGGGGAGGAGAAAGGAGGCCGACATGCGTGCACGTGCGTTGTTTCTGTTCTCTGTAGGGTGGGCTGCCCTGGTGCCACTGGCCTTCGCCCAGGGGCCGCCAGATCGCGGCCAGGTGAAGCTCGGTAACCTACCGAACCTACTTGCGGGTGCCTCCAGACCGGCCCGTCTGTTTGCGCTTCCCACTAGTGCTGTGCTCCGTTCCTTCGAGGTCTCCCTTTCGGCGGGCAGCTCTTACGGTGTGGCCAATGGCGGCGGGACCGTGGCGCGCGCCTCCTTCGGCTTAGGCGGGGTCGCCGAGGTTGAGTTCTCTTCGGCAGAGGTGGCCAACCAGATGAGCGGGCAGACCACCCGCCTACCCACGCGAGCCTTCAAGATGGGCTTGACGCCGGAGTGGCTGCGTGGCCGCTGGTACGTCCCCGATGTAGCCCTGCAGTTGTGCACGTCCAACTGGGGCGAGTTGATGCGGCGCGGCGACTATGTCGCTCCGGACAGCAGGCGCATGGATGCTCAGGGGTGGCGCCTCACCACTGCGGCGCTGGAGAGCCGTGCCACCACCCTCTACCTCGTCTTAGGCAAACAAGGGGCAGTGGCCGGTGTCCATGTGGGCCTCTGCCTGGCCGATGTGCGCACGCGCCGCGGCATCCAGTGGCTCTACAACGAGGCAACCTACACCACCACTGCTGTGGAGATCCCGGAACTGCAGAAAAACATCCTCGGTCCGGCTGGCGGACTTACGGTAGCCATGAATCCCCGCACGCATCTCATGGTGGAAGCGGGCCCAGTCCCCGAGATCCGCTACCTGGTGGAAGAACGCGCAGTTGCGGTGCGCCGCGTGTGGCGAGCCGTTGGCGGCGTGCGGTTCTTTCTGGGCTCCTGGCTGAGCTGGGACACCGGCGTGCGCTACCAGAGCAACTTTGCCGGCATTGCCGACGCCAGGATTGAGATGAGCCTCAACATGATCCTCCCCTTGAGGCGTACCCGTGCTTAGAGAGCGGACGAAACGAGCGCCGCACAAGTCCATGAGACGAACTGCTGCTGGCATGAAGCACAGGAGACAAGTAGTGAGACGCAGAAGCCTTTGCTTCATGGCGGTTATGGTGGTGCTTGCCACGGCCCAGGCGCGCGCCCAGTACTGGGGCGAACGGGTGCTGGAAAAGTCCTTCGAGCAGACAGAGTTCTTCTTTCTGCCCAACCATGTCCTCCCGTATGGCCTCGGCGCCTTCAGAACGGTGGTCCCGGGCCTCATGGACGAGCCGCTCTTGAACGCAGCGGTTAATCCCGCCTACCTGTGCCGCGCTGACCTGCAGCGACCGTACCTCTACCTGGACTTTCGCAACACCAAGGTGGTCGAGGAAGGACAGGGGTACGTCTGGCCTGGCGTTTACGTGGAGGGGCGGGCGGCCAGCGAGTTCGTGCCGCCTTATCCCTGCTTCTACATGCAGACGCGCCGACTGGCCGAGCCGGTATTCTCCGGCGCGGTGCTAGCGCAACCATTCGGCAAAAAGCTCTCCCTGGGCCTCACCTATCAGGCATTGCTGCAGGACCAGGCCTACTACAGTATCCCGCAGGACATCTACCGCGCGCGGGTAGGCTTAGACTATGCCGGAAACAGCGTGGCGCGCGCCGAGGACATTCCGGTTGTTGACCGTTACCGGGGAACGGACGAAATGCACGAGGCGGGCCACTTTCTTGCTGCTCTTGCCGGCTACAAGCTCTCCCCCCGCCTCCATCTGGGGGCGAAGGTGAATCGCACGCTCTTCAAACGCCAGGGCTCCTTCGGTTCGCAGAACCTGGGGGAGGTAGCGCCCCACAGTGGCCAGTCCCTATGGCGCACCAGCGAGGAGCGCACGCAAGACTATGACCACTGGGAAATGGCAGGTGGGGTCTCCTGGGGCGCGAGCAAAAAGGTCGAGATAGGAGCGACGGCGGGATATCTGTGGGGCGACGCTCTGCAGTCGCTCACCAGGAGCGATAGCTCGTGCTGGTACTACAAGAGTCAGGGATCCCGCGATTCCAGTCGCTATGTCCAGGGTGCTGCCACACAGCAGGATTGGGATCACCGGGGAAAGACCACCTACGGCGCCGTTACCCTGTGGGCCGAGCTCAGTCCCACGCACCAACTCGTGGGCTACTACATGTACCTCTCGCAGCGCACGGATATCGCGGTGAGCTCCTTGGCCCGCGACACCTCGTTCAGCGCCTACTTTTCCAGCTGGAACGGAGAGTGGTACCAGGGCCACGGGGAATCGGCCTTGTCCGACGTGCGCAGCGGAGTGGGCGAGGGGCCTGTCAAGCTGCACCGCCTGGCCGCAGCCCTGCGCTGGCAGCTGGAGAAGCAGATGCGCCTGCACCTGGGCGTGCAATTCGAGAACAAGCGCAGGAGCATCGTCACCAGCGAGGGTGTGCTCGGCAGTCGCCACAGCAGCTTTAGCCATGGGGGGAGCAACTCCCCCCAGTGGCACTCCTACGGTCGCGTTGATGAGGACAAGACCTTGCACTGGGACTTTCAGGTGCGCGAGACGGCAGTGCGGATTCCGGTGGTGCTCACCTGGCAGCCAGCCAAACGCGTGGAACTGCTCCTCGGCCTCAACCGTTCCATGAAGCAGTGGGAGATCACGGACGTGACCACGGCGATCTTCGCCTTTCGCGAGGTCACCGAAGACACCGTGACATCACGCAAGACCAACTTCGGTGAGCGCTACACGGATCCGCGCGAGAAACGGAGCGAAGTGCAGACTACCTTCCTGGCCGGGGTGACGGTGAGGCCCTCTGCCCGCTTTGGCGCGCGTCTGCTGGCGGTGCCCCACTATGCCTCCACACCAGCGGGCATGACGCTGCGCGAGATGCAGTGGTGGCTGGCCCTTACGCTCACGATGTAGGTTGCAGGAGGGAGACGATATGATCAGGCATCGAGCCATGAGCATGCTGTGGGTGGCAGCACTCCTTGTTGTCCACTGCACGCGCGACTTTTCCGTGGAGCCGGTGCAATCACAGGTGCGTGAGCTCACACCGCTGGAAAAGCACCTCACCGAGGCGGACAACCGCTGCGGGCTGAAGCTCTTTGCCGAGCTGGCAAAGGAGGAATCGGGCAAGAACGTATTCATCTCACCGCTGAGCGTGGCTCTGGCGCTTGGCATGGCCTACAACGGAGCCGCGGGCACCACCGAGGCGGCGCTGCGCCATACCCTCGAGTTTGGGGAGCTCTCGGGCGAGGAGATAAACTCCTCATTTCAGAGCCTTCTCAGCCTGCTGAGCCAACTCGATCCCTCAGTGACGATGCAGATCGCCAACTCGGTCTGGTACCGCTTGGGATTCTCCGTAGAGCAGGAGTTCGTGCGCCTCAACCAGACCTACCTCAACGCCGAGGTGCGGGGCTTGGACTTTGACTCCCCTACTGCGCCGGGAACTATCAACGCCTGGGTCAATGATAAGACCCATGGGCGGATTTCCTCCATCGTTGACCGCATCGACCCACTGACCATGCTCTACCTCATCAACGCCATCTACTTCAAAGGGACGTGGACGCGAAAGTTCGACCCCGACCTCACCCGAGATGACCAGTTCACCGCCGCAGATGGCGCGCTGGTGCCATGTCGCATGATGGCCCAAGAGGGCGAGTTCTCTTACTTTGAGGACGAGGAAGTGCAGGCCGTGGACCTCCCCTATGGCAACCGCATGTTCAGCATGGTCGTGGTGTTGCCGAAGGGCGGTGTCTCGCTGCAGGCGCTGAGCGGTACACTCGATGCCGAGCGCTGGAACCAATGGATGGGGCGCTTCGCCACGCGCAAGGGGAGCCTGCAGATGCCCAAGTTCAAGCTTGCGTACGAAGCAAGCCTGAAACGAGCACTGGCGGCCTTGGGCATGGCGGAGGCCTTCTCAGATACGGCCAATTTCACGCGCATCAACCCACGGGGAGGGCTGTACATCAGCGAGGTGAAGCACAAGAGCTTTGTTGAGGTGGACGAGAAAGGGACCGAGGCAGCGGCGGTGACCGCAGTGGTGATTGGGGTAACGAGCGTTGACCCGAGCTTCTTCGTCATGCGCGTCGACCGGCCCTTCCTCTTTGCCATCCGCGAGCGCCACTCCGGTGCGATTCTCTTCATCGGCAGGATTCTGACTCTGGCCTGACAGAGGCTTGTGGCTCACAAGGCCGCAAGAGCGCGGTCGGAGGTGCGGGATGAAACTTGCATACGCGCGGCTTGTCTGGTGCGCAATCTTCTGCTCGACGGGGGTGGTATGGGCCCAGGTGGGTCCGTACTTCGTACCAGCCCTGCCCTATGAAGGCCGCCAACCGCCTGGACGGAGCATGGGCGGGATCTCTCCGGTGTGGGCAGATGAAGTGCCCTCGGTCCTTAGCAATCCTGCCAGTATTGCCGGCATCGAACGGGTCACCGTGGCGATGGCTGGCCAGGTCGCTTTCCCTTCGCTCTCGTATCGCAAGGCGACAAGCGGCCGGTCTGCAGACCCGACTTTTGCGCAGTGGCTTGGGCCCAGCTTCTTAGGGGCGGCGATTCCGTTGCGCGTTCTTGGACAGCGCATGGCGATGAGTGCCACCTACGATGGCCCACTCGTTCCGGAATGGGACGGCACCCATGCGCCCACTAAGACTGGGGTGGCAAGGGACGGTTCAGCCTCCTCGGTCTCCTTGGGTGCGGCCCTGTTACTCACCCGCAGGGTGGCCGTTGGTGCTGGCGTTACCAGGTGGTTTGGGGGGCCGCGCTGGGAGTTGTCCTATCCTGCAAGCGAACAGACAGGCGTTGTCAGGCAGCACTACCGGGGACCGGGCTGCGCCTCGGCGTGCAGAAGCGCGGGCCGGGTCTTGCGGTCGGGATTGTCTTCCACCTGCCGCACCGCCTGATGACTGGCGAGGGACGTGCTACGCCGCGGTGGCGGCCAGAGGTGGAGTACCTGCACGGCCAGGACTTCCCGGGAGGAGTGGACTTTGGCCTGGGGTACGCGAAGAGGGATCGCTTTGCGGTGGCAGCCAGCGCCATGCTGCAAAGGGCGGCGACTTTCCGGATGCGCAGCGGTTCCTGGCGGAGTGAGACGAGGGTGAGCGGAGCCGGGAAAATCTCCGCAGCGGTGCAGTACGACTTCAGTCTTGACAATGTCCACATTCCTGCGTACATTTCATATGGCATAGTGCGCATGCCGAAGGCGCAGGGGATGGACCCCCCGGAATTCCTGCAGATGACCCGCACCGACGATGACCTCCTGGTTTACGAATTGACCCTGGGCGCCTCGGCAAGAATGAAGAGGTGGGGGCTCCACCTCAGGGCGCAGTGGCACCGGAGCTCCTTTGCGGTGGTCGAGCACCTGCTGCCCCCTCCAGAGTCCTGAGTGATGGTGGAGACCTCAAGGTTTGAGGTCAGGCGCAATCAACTCGGTGTGAGCTTTGGGGTGTCGCGTATCCTCTAAGCGGAGCCCCAGCGCCCTGTCGCAGCCGCTGGCTCTTGGACCGGACGGTCGCCACCAGGCACAAAGAGGGCAGTGGTCTCCATAGCCGTTCGCGATCCATGCGGTGCGAGCTGGCCACGAGTGGGCATGAGACCTGAACTCTTGGCCGCGCTATCGGGCACGTCTTTCTCCTCCCGGCGGCGCGGCTCGGCAAGTCTTTGCCCAAAAGGGGAAGGCGGCCCGCGCTGCGATTTTCGAAACAAGACTGGGGAGGATGATTCCATGCGGAATCGCTGGTTTTGCGCCGTCGTGCTGGCGGTGACGGCCATGCTGGCCCTCGCCGCGGCAACACGAGCCCAGATGCTCGCCGACATCACCGCGCCAGTGCAGACAGAGTTCGGCATCTACCGGCCCTACCCGGTGGCCGCGGCGCCGGCCATCCCACCGTACACGCTGGCACCCGACTTGAGCAATGTTGGCAACTTCTCCCGCTTTACCTTCTCCGATGAGGAGCTTGCCTTGCTGCGACAGAACCAGTTTGTGGTCACTCCTCGCCGCCTGACCGCGGGCGGCACAGGTTACAAGGAAATCTATGACCTGTACAACGAGTGCCGCGAACAGGGGATTCCCATCTTGGTCACGGCTGACGCCATGCTCCACACTTTCCATCTCTGCTTCGACTATATCCTCAAGACCTGTGAGGAGCGGCGTTTCTTTGGTGAGCTCAACGAGCTCCTGGCTGCGCTTCTGGCCCAGGCAACACGCGACTACCAGAGCGCCACTCTCCCTCTTGCCCGACAGGCCGCCGCCCTCAACCTCAACTACTTGATTGTGGCCACGGCCTTGCTGGACACGACCTTTGCCAAGGACGACAACGTGCTCCCGCCCGAGGCACGGCTCTACGATGAGGAGCTCGAGCTCATCTACCATCCGCCCGGTGTCACCCAGTGGCCCACGCCGCTGTTTGGCCCTTTCTACCTGGAAGACTACACGCAATACAAGCCACGTGGCCACTACACCAAGAGCGATTCCCTGAAACACTATTTCCGCGCCATGATGTGGTTGGGGCGAATGACCTTCTCCCGCGCTGAAGCGGACAAGACCCTCGGCGCGCTCCTGCTCACCCGTTCGCTCAGGAACTTGGCGATTGGTTCCAGGCAGGCGCGAGAGGTGTGGGAGGACATCTATCTGCCCACGGTCTTTCTTGTGGGCAAGAGCGATGACATCAATTTCTACCAGTACGACTCCCTGGCAGCGGTGGCCTACGGGCCGCAGTACACGGCCTTGGACGTGGATGCGTTGGCCGACACCGCGGGTCTCGGTCCCTTTATGCGGCTGGCGCAGAAACTGCCGGGCCCAAAAATCGTCAGCGGCGATCTGATTCCCAAGGGGTTCCGCCTGATGGGACAGCGCTTCATCCCTGACTCCTGGGTAATGGACCAGTTGGTATACCGCGAGTTACCCAGCCGCGTCTGGCCCCGTGGACTGGACGTCATGACGGTGCTTGGCTCGGAGCGCGCCTACGCTCTCTTGGAGCATGATCGCCGAACATTCTGCGGGTACGAAACGCGCTTGAACGAGCTACGCGCCGAGTTTGCCGCCTATCCACCTACCACCTGGGCGCAGAACGTCTACTGGAACTGGCTCTATTGCCTGATGCCGCTGCTCTTCCCCAAGGGGGAGGGTTTTCCCGCGTTCATGCAGTCGCTTGCCTGGGTGGACAAAGAGCTGTTTGCCGCCCTGGCCTCCTGGGCCGAGCTGCGCCATGACACCATCCTGTACGCCAAGCAGAGCGGCACCGAGACGGGGACGCGCCCACTGAACGCGCTGGAGCAGGGCTACGTGGAACCAAATCCCTGGCTCTATGCCCGGTTGGCGGCCTTGGCCAGCTACCTAAGGGCCGGGCTCGAGGCACGCGGCCTCCTGTTTGAAAACTTCCGCCCCTCCTTGGAGAGCTTGGAGGACCTGCTCCTGCAGTTGAAAGGGATCGCAGAAAAGGAGCTGTCTGCACAATCCCTGACTCTCGACGAGCATCGGCTCATCTGCAATATCGGCGAGACTATCGAAAGCATCGTCAAGTTCTCCCTGTGGCCAGGAGGAGGGCCGGGTCTGGGAGACGAGGACGAAATGCCGGTGATTGCCGATGTGCACACCGACCACAACACCGGTCGATTCCTTGAGGTGGGCGTTGGCTATCCTTACGCCATCTACGCCATTTGCCCGGTGGAGGGCGAGTTGAAGATTGCCAAGGGTGTGGGATTTGCCTACTACGAGTTTATCTCCACGGAACGGCTGACCGACGAACAGTGGCGGGAGATGTTGCAAAAGGGCCAGCAGCCGCCCCATCCGGAGTGGTCGGTCTCATTTGTGGCTGAGGCCGGGTGGGCCAACAGCACCCCGATGGCCTACTCCCCGCACAAGTCGGGCATGGTGGCCCTCATGGTGGCGGTCAACCCGGACAGTGTAGCAGCCGGTGGCACAGTGGAGGTCAGCATCCAGCCCAACTTCGGCTACCCCCGCCTGAGCGGAGCAGAGGTTGCGGCCCTGACCGGGGACGGCACCGTGCTGATGACGGTGCGTGCCAGTGGGCAGGGCGACGCATATGTCGCCGCCATCCCCACCGCGGGCTTTCCGCCTGGGCGAATCTGGGTGAGCGTGGTGGCCACCCTGCCCGGCGGCTGGGAGATGCCGGACACGCTCCGCTACCGCACCAGCTTTGTGGTGCGCGGGACGCAAGGAGTCGAAGGGGACAGGCAGAGCCCTACAGGTTTCGCCTTGCTCCCCGGCTACCCGAATCCCACGCCGGGGCCGACTTTACTGCGCTACGCAATGCCGGCACCGCAGGAAGTGGAAGTGGTGGTGTTCGACCTCAAGGGGAGGAGGGTGCGCACGCTGGCCCTTGGCCCCCAGACTGCAGGCGAGCATGTGGCCGTTTGGGACGGGCAGGATGATGTGGGGCGGGCAGTGCCTGCAGGGATCTATGTGGCGCGTCTCCGAGCGGGGACGCAAACGGCGTGGCAGAAGATAATTGTCACTCGCTGAACAGGAGCACATGAAGAGAGGTGAAGTCATGGCGAGTGCGTCCAATCTGGAGTTCGACTTTGTCTACCTGGCGCGTCTTACCCAGGCGGGGCTGAAGCCGCTCAGCAGATGGGAAAAGCCGCTTGCGCCGGAGGGGCATCGTCTTCTTCGCCGCTTGCACCTGCGCACGGCGACTGCCGAACGGCTCCTGCAGAACGGCGGCCGCACTACGGAACTGCTTTTCGCGCGCGATGAGTTCCCTATCCGCATCTACGTGGAACGCTTCGCCGGCCGCCCCATCAGCAAGTCCGCTGAGGAACAGCGCGCCGAAGGATTCCTTTTCGGCTATCCGCCTTGCTGCGTGGAGTCCTTCATCCGCAACGGCTATCAACCCAACGGCCTGGCGGAGGACGAACAGCGACTGTTCTTCCATTGGGCTTGTGGGAGTTGCGCGGTCACCCCGCTGCTGGTGCCGCACTACCGGGCGGTGTTTGAGGAGTGCCAGCGGGAGTTCCGTTCCCAAGGCGGGACCGCCCGCAATTGGCCAAGGTTGCCGAGCTTGGCGGCGGCTGCGGCAATGGTGGCCGCTCTTTCCGCCGGCGCCGTGGACCGCCTGTTGGCCCAGGACGCCCACTGGCTGCCCCTTGCTCCAGGCCTGGACCGCAACGGCAACTACCTGCTCGACCGGGTGGAGGAAGGGCTCCTCGGCCTCGCCGCCGACACCACGGCCAGCAGCCTGGCGCGCACGGTGATGCAAAAGATCGCTACTCTCCCCCAGGGCCACACGCCTGGAGGGATTTACATTGAGCACTTTCCGCAGTGGGGACTGGAAAAGTGCAGCATCTGCGGTGCTGATGTGAACATGGGCTTTGTGGTGATTAGCAATGACCAGCTCAAGGAGACCATTACTCTGCCGTACGTGGCGCTCCACTACCTGGAGCACGGGAGCCTTTCCTTTTCCGGAGAGCTGCACCAGGGACGCGTGCACCTGCTGCGCCTGCTGCGGGTTCTGGCCCTCTCGGACCGAGTCCACCTCCTGCAGGTTGAGTCTGCCGCTGATGAGGACGATGATGGGCTGCTGGACGCCGCCGAGGCCCGCCTCGGCTTCTTGCCGCAGGTGGCTGACACTGACAGCAATGGCGTGGTTGACGGCTTGGAAGTGAGCTTAGATTGGGCTGCGGAAATCAATGCGTTGCCCATCGTGTGCAGCTGCGCGCCACCTGTGGATCGTGTCTACCGCATCGAGCACCAAGCCAAAGGCTTAGAGACCTGCGCCATCTGCGGGGAGCTGGTCAACATGGGCTACGTGGAGATTGTCAACCCGATGGAGCGGTTCGTGGTGGAGATGCCGTACATCGCGCTGCACTACTTGGAGCATGGCAGCTTTGCCTACGAAGGGGACGTGCATGGTCGCGGGCTGGAGGAGCCGCGCACCATCGACTGCGTGCTCCATTCGCCCGGCGGCTACCACCAGCAGCCTATTGCTGGGGATGCCGATGGCGACGGCCTGCGGGATGACGAAGAGGCGGTGCTCGGCACCAACCCCGCTGCGCGGGACAGCGATGGGGACGGAAGCCCAGACGGCGCCGCACTTGCCTGGCGACTGCAGCAGGCGTTGCAGGGTCTTCCCACCGAACCGCGGCCTGATGGCCCCTACCTGCGCCATTTCATGCAGCGCGGGGTGGAGCAGTGCGCCGTGTGCGGTCAGTGGGTCAACATGGGCTTCGCCAGGTTAGTGAACCCCGCCCTCAGCGATTCACTGGACATCCCATACATTGCGGTGCATGCGCTGGAGCACGGTGCCTTCAGTTATGACGGGAGCCTGCACGGGGTAGGCCGCCTGGACCCGCTGCGCTTGGCCGCGCTGCTTGATCTGCAGACCGAGGTGCCCCAGCCGACAGCCGCGGCGCCGCAGGGATTTCATCTCTTTGCCGCGCAGCCGAATCCGTTCCGTAGTTACACCCAGGTCTCCTATCAGCTCGGCGCGGGGTCCGTGGTGAGGCTGGAGGTCTATAACTTGTTGGGTCAGAAGGTCAGGGGGCTGGTGGCCGAGTGGAAATCAGAAGGCACCCACCACGTGAACTGGGACGGCCTGGACGACGTGGGACGCCCCGTCCCTGGAGGCATCTACCTCTGCCGGTTACAGGCGGGCACGTGGAGCAGCGTGCAGAAAGTTACGCTGCTACGCTGATACGTATCGCTTGAGAATCCCAGTGACTTGTCAGGGCTCCCTCTGGCAAACCGGAGGCACCATGTTACGCAATG
This window harbors:
- a CDS encoding peptidyl-prolyl cis-trans isomerase yields the protein ERIAMRLEWVRRQAMREQLYRKKVKEQVQVSEAELRQAFVRRHTTLQLRHLVAPSEEEAWRLRSRLAAGESFEAVAGELPPPPGMVAQSGRPIACRWGELDPDFEAAAYELKVGELSAPVKTAWGHHIIRLEDVSRDGILTEDDFQAERRSLERIIRARKEDKLARDYAAGLLRGVQARVNGELFAYLVNTARAALKDSAGQLPGQLPVLQDEEIGSIASALHERMDQVFVSMGERQWTLRDFLRLVQAMPLDQRPHMHRPNRFRQELQDLIRDEFLADQAAREGMAKQPEVKAEVERWRRILLAARMRSLLTDTVSLNDQELRRYYAQRQERYRLTTPLEQLTPQAADLLREDALRAKADSVVASFVAQLRARAKIRENPDAYQRAFAEVGGHQAAFIKVMPVKP
- a CDS encoding DUF3160 domain-containing protein, whose amino-acid sequence is MRNRWFCAVVLAVTAMLALAAATRAQMLADITAPVQTEFGIYRPYPVAAAPAIPPYTLAPDLSNVGNFSRFTFSDEELALLRQNQFVVTPRRLTAGGTGYKEIYDLYNECREQGIPILVTADAMLHTFHLCFDYILKTCEERRFFGELNELLAALLAQATRDYQSATLPLARQAAALNLNYLIVATALLDTTFAKDDNVLPPEARLYDEELELIYHPPGVTQWPTPLFGPFYLEDYTQYKPRGHYTKSDSLKHYFRAMMWLGRMTFSRAEADKTLGALLLTRSLRNLAIGSRQAREVWEDIYLPTVFLVGKSDDINFYQYDSLAAVAYGPQYTALDVDALADTAGLGPFMRLAQKLPGPKIVSGDLIPKGFRLMGQRFIPDSWVMDQLVYRELPSRVWPRGLDVMTVLGSERAYALLEHDRRTFCGYETRLNELRAEFAAYPPTTWAQNVYWNWLYCLMPLLFPKGEGFPAFMQSLAWVDKELFAALASWAELRHDTILYAKQSGTETGTRPLNALEQGYVEPNPWLYARLAALASYLRAGLEARGLLFENFRPSLESLEDLLLQLKGIAEKELSAQSLTLDEHRLICNIGETIESIVKFSLWPGGGPGLGDEDEMPVIADVHTDHNTGRFLEVGVGYPYAIYAICPVEGELKIAKGVGFAYYEFISTERLTDEQWREMLQKGQQPPHPEWSVSFVAEAGWANSTPMAYSPHKSGMVALMVAVNPDSVAAGGTVEVSIQPNFGYPRLSGAEVAALTGDGTVLMTVRASGQGDAYVAAIPTAGFPPGRIWVSVVATLPGGWEMPDTLRYRTSFVVRGTQGVEGDRQSPTGFALLPGYPNPTPGPTLLRYAMPAPQEVEVVVFDLKGRRVRTLALGPQTAGEHVAVWDGQDDVGRAVPAGIYVARLRAGTQTAWQKIIVTR
- a CDS encoding serpin family protein; protein product: MIRHRAMSMLWVAALLVVHCTRDFSVEPVQSQVRELTPLEKHLTEADNRCGLKLFAELAKEESGKNVFISPLSVALALGMAYNGAAGTTEAALRHTLEFGELSGEEINSSFQSLLSLLSQLDPSVTMQIANSVWYRLGFSVEQEFVRLNQTYLNAEVRGLDFDSPTAPGTINAWVNDKTHGRISSIVDRIDPLTMLYLINAIYFKGTWTRKFDPDLTRDDQFTAADGALVPCRMMAQEGEFSYFEDEEVQAVDLPYGNRMFSMVVVLPKGGVSLQALSGTLDAERWNQWMGRFATRKGSLQMPKFKLAYEASLKRALAALGMAEAFSDTANFTRINPRGGLYISEVKHKSFVEVDEKGTEAAAVTAVVIGVTSVDPSFFVMRVDRPFLFAIRERHSGAILFIGRILTLA